gggtgtgacaacgccAGCCAAGCCACGCCCACCATACCCCCTACAACTTGGGTTTGTGTTAGTTGATCTTCAAGTTACACGTGTCAAcgcatgcccccaacccaagctccACCATACCCTACGTTCttatcagtggcggatctagccTAAAAGTTTAGGGGTATcccaaatgttttatttttattggatcaggggtatcctttgtataacggGGACAAAGTaaaggggtatttttacactgcAGAGACAAAGTTGAAGGGTATTTTTCACATTACGGagacggggttgaggggtagccTGTGCAACCCCTGCTAACACACTAACTCCGCCCCTGGTTCTTATGCGAAAGTTAAATTATTGATTTATTGTCCATGCGAAAGTTGACCTAATTTATATGTGAATCTTTGACCAAATTAACTACGTTGTTCAAGAATCAGGATCATCTACCGTATAGAGTATAGAAGCTTTATTTCACACATGAGTTCTAGACCTCTTCTTACAATATTTTAGGGTGATATGCATGCCAATAATGTTTAACAAAAATATAAAGTAAAGTATGTTAGTTTAACAAAAATATAAAGTAAAGCATGTTATAAGTGTATGACTAGGCAAATTTTATAGGATGCTTATTAAACTATTTGTGTTTCATTTCATTTACTATATTCaacgtttattataatttatgtGTGAGATATACTTGCTATGGGTTTTGTTGTAATGttcattataatttttttatgatTAATGTAAAGTTTTAAAGGCAAAGGTTAGACGTATTTAACGGTATATGTCCTACGGGACATATGAAATGGTATTTGTCCAAAGAGACGTAAGGAATGAAATTTGTCCTACGGGTTGTATGGAATGGAGTGATGTTATGATACACGTTAAAGGTTTAAAGTTGCTTATGAAACTAAAGTTCACCTAGCATACTGAATTTTAGTATGCATATTTGGCTCAGAAGCGAAGGCTACCCTACCTTATCACTAGAATCATGGGCGAAGGATAAGGTATGTCCGgggggggcgcccgaccccccgaacttttcgatgCGTAGTGTTATGAATAGTACTTTTGTATAGGTATATACGTTGCCGCCCCCCCGGTTTCGCGAAAATTAGGGGGGGCGTGGCTTCGCCAATGACTAGAATCCTTTTTGAGTTTTTGTTACGTTTTGCTTTTGGTCATTTAATAGTTGTGTAACAAACATAGATACCTTTTTTGTGGCATTTCATATTTTAAATATTATGTAAGATACCTTTTTTGTAAATATACATGCCTCTCACTGCATTGCTTAAAGGAAAAATAtttgttaaaaataaataatagtaTATTTTTGTCGATGATATTATCGAAAATTTTAAGGGAAGCCATTGCCCATTGCCATTAGCCGTAGCTAAATAGACATTGCCATTAGCCGTAGCTAAATAGAATCATCTTTTATTTTTGTATTCTTTTTGAGTCAATGTGGTTTGTgcattttaaccatttgaatTCAAAACCCAAACTTATCTTgatttgagtccctgtggtttctaattttaaccatttgaatccaaacGTAAATAAAATtcaaagagtaaattactttttgagtccctatgttttagtggttttaaccacttgagttcaaaatcaaaaagtttaacgtcctgagtccctagcaatttattttataacgttttgagtccaattttgttcattttataacgatttgaatccaaaaaattggactcaaaaggttaaaatttggacccaaaaggactcaaatggttaatgaaaatgcttatagggacccaggtcgttaaactttttgattttagactcaactagttaaaaccgctaaaacatagggactcaaaaagtaatttacccaaatTCAAATTAGAAACATTTggtttttggattcaaatggttaaaattagagaccacagggactcaaatggttaaaattagAGAGCAAAGGGACTCAAATCATGACAAGTTTCgtttttggattcaaatggttaaaatacaCAAACCACAGAGACTCAAAAAGGACTTTACTCTTTTGTATTCATTCATGAATATTAAGTTATACATGACTTAGTTACTCAATGATGAAACTACGGTTTCAGTCCCTGAGGTTAACACCCATTCGTATGTCCCGGTcctattttgaaaaatccaacaCTCCGGTTCCTGACGTATTCAATTTGATTCAATTAAGGGCCTGGGCCAAACAGCCGTTACTTCACCGTTACTGAACTTGTTAAATGACTATAATACCCtccagggaccaaaagtgcaagTACGAAAATTCTTCTTATTTGTAACTCTCTGCATATCGCCATCATCCCCTTGTCACTAATTCATCACAAAGATGCTACGTTTTTCACAATCAAGCCTTCTTTCAACAGTGTTTTCACAAAATCATCACAAATTCCACAAACACAACAATCATTCATCCACCAATATTGTCACAATTGATGTGGGTAGTCAGATctttcaaaccaccaaacaaacccTAACCCTAGCTAGCTTCAACGTCCTTTTCTCCAATATTTTCAATTCTTATGATCAAAACAATCAAATCCCATTTGTTGATAGAGACCCTGATCACTTTTCAATCCTTCTTTCTGTTTTAAGAACCGGTAATCTCCCATCAAAAGCTAAACTTTTTGACATTCAAGATATTATCTTTAAGGCCCAATATTATGGGATTGATCATCTTCTTGTTTAATGTCAATCAAACCCATCTCAATTTGAAGCTTTTAATCTTGAAAAGTTAAAGATTTTGAATCTTGGTGGTAGAGATTGTGTCTCTGTTGTTGATGTAACTTCAAATGGGCCGGTTCTTGTTTCTCATGGAAGCAAGATCACATCTTTTGACTGGGCTCTGCAAAGAATGTCAACGGTATTGACCCGATTCGCCGCGATTGATTCTTTGTTGTCTTTATCATCTAATGTTGTTGCAGCAGGTGCTACTGATTTCTCTAGACTGCAAATTATTGATCTTGATAAGGGTTTGTTAATGCAGAGTTTGAATTGGGAAAACTTGACTAAATCAAGCTCAACCGTTCAAGCAATCATGAAATCACCCGAGTTTTTGTTTACTAGTTTTGAATCGGGCCGTAGGAATTCGAATTCTATTATGGTTTATGGTGTTACTGATGGATTTAGAACTGTATACGAGATAACGCGTAACAAAATCTTGAAAAAATGTCATATAGACAGATATATCTTAAAGCAGATTCATGATTATGCCTTCCTGGAGAAGATTTCTAAATTGCGAAATTAGGGCCCGATTAGGGATAGTATATGTTATAAGGATTTCTAAATTGCGAAATTACCAACTTGCCCTTCATTTTGGAAGTAAAAAGACTGGAATGCCCAAACTACCGGTTGATTAACGGCAGTTTGGCCCAGGCCCTTAATTGAATCAAATTGAATACGTCAGGGACTGGAgtgttgatttttcaaaatagGGACTGAACATGCGAGCGAGTGTTAACCTCAGAGACTGGGTATAAAACTGTACTTATTCAGAATATAGAAACCGCAAATAGTCTATAATGTTTTCAACATACTCACAGTGATTAATGAGAGAAATAAAAAAAAGCGATATAACTCCTAATGATGTTTTCTAGTTACATTAGCAGAAAAATGGATTAACATGTAACACAAAAGAACTTACAAAAGATATAGCCATATCAATGATGCATGTTTTCTTTCTTTTCGAACATAGTGTTACATTTAACAACATTTTTAAAAGCAATTAAAGGAACTAATCCCATTAGCCACGATGACGCAATGCGGGCACCGACTATCAAAGCTTTGCTATACAAGTTTCTAACAACATTAACCGCATCCCTAACGGTAACGAACCCTATGCATCAACCATCCAAAATATTAGCCATCCATGGTCCTAAAGGTTGGCGGGTATGAACAAAAAGGATAGCCAGTCTAGAAGAAAACTTTATAGGAGGATTTAAAAACATTTGAAGCCAGGGCAGATTGAGAGAATAACTACTAATGCCAAGGCAACAACGATGGAAAAAACTATTAGTTTCACCTTCATATTCTCAACCCACATTTTCCTCTTCATCTTGGTCCCTTGTTTCTTGAAATCTTGTGCCTGAAATATGACATAAGATGAAAAACAATCAATTTAGTACTATCAAACTAGCCTAAAAGCGTGTTTTTAGCTTCAAAGGTGGTTAAGCTTTGATGTTGTTCTGGACGAACCTGATTGCGAAGGTTGTCGGTTTTGTCAACTAGTAGTTCGATCTTCTCTCCGCGCTCAAGAACCTGGATACAACAAATGTTATTCAAAGAAAATGCCGTTAGAGTGCATAAACGCACATAGATGGATGTAAATTCAATGAGATATAGAGTTTATATGAAAGTATCATGCACAAAAATGCCAAATTGATACGGACATGATCCAAGAGTTGGCGCTTGGACCAACGATAGAGGCAAGTGGGCAATAAATATTATTTGAAGACGTTGTGTGCCATTTGGTTACATAAATGGACATAAACCGATGTAAACTTTATAAAGTTTATATAGTTTAGAAGGAAGTATTGTGCACAAAAATGCCAAACTGATATTGAGGTGATACATGAGTTAGTGCTTGGACCAACTAAAAAGGGGATAACTTTCTTTATGGGGTCACAAATAATGGACGAAAACGTATCAACAGGCCGAATCATGTAACAAACCACTATTGACGGTTTGCTACAACTATCTTACCCGAGTTCCATCACCCAGAGCCTAGATTTCGAACTTAATGGTTTTCACAATTTTAGAAGTTTGTTACATTTGAGTAATTTACGAGTTTATTTTTAGAGTTACTTGGATTAGACCTATGAAATTTAGCTCTATAGTACGTGATGTAATAGTTTAGACATTCAATGTTATAATAAATTTCTCCCCAAAgtgtttttcttttatatttgTGCTTTTGCTTTGTGTTTACCTTCTCAATATTCTCCATCATCACTCccttgacttcagaaacttgagCCTTAACCTTAGCAATCTTGCTAATTTCTTCAGGATGAGAGACACAATAGCGCATTTGTTCTTTCATTTTAGGTCtgaataaagaaaaaaaaaacaagtgttACAAACATTCATGAACGGAATATATAAGCATCGATTGACCTAAAGATTTGCGGACGCATACATACCCAAACTCTTTGCTCAGGCTCTTGGCACCAGCAGTTTTGCCTTTGCCTGCCGcatatttttttacaaaatcaTCCTTAATCCGCTCCAAAAACGCAATGGGAAGTTCCCTTCCGGCTGATTCAACAGCAACAACACAGTAGGCTGCAGCAGCCAATAGAACTCTAATTAAACTAAACATCATATGCCATTATCACATATTAGAATTACTTGCTAGAGAGTATCATAAACAAAGCCATTTGTTATTCCAAGTGTCCCATTTAGAGTTTTCAATCCATCATCATCCAACTAAACATATTTAACTTTTaataattttatgtttttttatatctttaaaatttaagtttttaatatttaataaaaataggttttgaaaattttaaggttttaataatttttaaaaaatttaagattttaaaaatttttggCAGCAGAATTTGACTAATTTTTTTATATGTATGTGTCATCGTATCGTTAGATGaacttaacttttttttttttgtaaactgTAATGTCTATTTTGTTAACTTTTAATCAGAGAAATGattatttatgtgatttttatGGATAAAATCTTCTCATGCTCAAGCATATATATATAATGATCTTAAAATTTAAAACTTTAAGTGAACATTTTTTATATTCGTTCGAGTTTCTAGAATTTACATCAAGATAgatggtaaacgggcaacaagttgcgccttACAGATTCATATCACAACCCGAAATCAAatttaaaccaccaaaaacgtTCGCGATTATAGCAAACAATCGTAAAACCAAAGATTCTAAATCATCATCCTCTTGACCATATGGTTTCACAGATTAATAAAGGAACATTGATCTTTAACATATTCTCATACACATGAATTTCATTCAAACGAACATGTAATAATTAGATTATCTATAAACATATCCAATAACAATAAACACGATAAGTTGAACTCACTGTATCCTTTCTCAACGAGGTAATTGAACGTGTGGCCATCGCAATTATATGTAAACCGATTCGTGGTGGTAGGGAGTTTCTGAAGACATTGCACCGCGATAGTGGGAAAGTTCCCGGAGAACTCTGTGTACTCAACAAGGACCACCGTGCCTCTAGCAACCAAACTATAGATTAGAGATCCTTGTGCAGGCATTATCGTATCATTGAAATTCGATTATGTGGAATCGTAGAGAAATTGTAGGTTGATGAGATTACCGGAGATCGAGTGAATATCTGAAAATGATGGTTGAAATGAGAAGAGATGTGTGGATGGACAGACAAGAAGGCGTGAAACATTATGTGAGAGTGAGATAAATTGTAGGAAATTGGTTTTGCATCTTTAGAATAGATAAAAACATTTTAGCAATCTTTTTCTTCTGAGCAAGGGTGACTCAACGTATTTTGGGACTTAACATTCTAAAAAAACAAGATAAAATGTATATTATCTAAACTAGTTTGAGGTTCGTAGCATATTAGAAATTCAGAACCCTGATTTCAACCATATACACCTAGAAACGAAGTTGCATTTAATTTCAATATATCACTGAAGTTTATATAGTTTTGAGACCTGACAATACTTTATGTTTCACTCTAATTCgaaattaatataatataatataatataatataatatatttatatctCATTTAGtgcaaaaatataaataagcgaCTATTATTTCATTTGGTAACTTTTGTCATATGAAATATATATTATGTCTAATCATTGAAATGAAATGAAGGGATTTTCACCATTATACATTTTTAAAGGGGTGTTATAATTCTGATGTGACGGAAGATGCCCCTTAAAGGGCATTAATCATTACAAGTGGTCTAACGCCTAGGGGGCGGTGTTGGGGACTTATCAAGCCCCTTCACGCCTGTATAACGTCCATTACGCATGGTCCTAGACCATCTGTAACGGTTAATGCCTCCAACGGGCATTTTCCGCCACTTTAGCATCATAATGTTCCTTCAAAAAATGCGTAACGGTTAACGCTCATTCATGTTCTTTCaatcattatttttcaattttttttctccTAGTTTAACCTTATACTAGAAGTGCCTCTCCTCCCCTATCACTCTTCATGCCTTGTATGCTTAAAGGGGCGGTGTTAAAAGGCGTTATGAAACTCATTCACACCCTATAAACACCCATGCGTAATGGATTGGTAAAAGTTAAAAACGAACTCTCATTTTGAATAAGCGACTATTATTTCATTTGCTAACTTTTCTTATTTTGAAATAGAAATTATTTTTAGAAGGATATTATTTCAATGCAATTTTTATTTCATTATCTTGTTCAACATATAAAATATAGGCAAAATATCAAATATAAATAATCTTAatatactaaacatacaaattgaaggaaaacccaaaaagacaagatggcatttttgtaattaccaccaactatcaaagttagaaccaaaaatacctaaaaaaacacaaattttttttaacattttttattaaaaaatcgctacatttcgttagcaaaaaaaaaaaatttttttttggctgctactaaaagtagcgattttttaataaaaaatgttaaaaaaataaaataaaataatttgtgtgtttttttttttaattttttttaggttttttggggggtttagtttttagcattttagcttgggtggggggggggggttaggttttttataggtttttgggggtgggtgggggggggggttaggtttttttaggtttttgggggtgggggtggggggggttaggtttttttaggtttttggggggtgggggggtaggttttttttaggtttttggggggtgggggggtgggggtttaggttgtttttgggggtggggggagtggttaggtttttttaggtatattagtagagtaactttgatagttattgataattacaaaaatgccaccttgtctttttgagttttccttcaatttgtatgtttagtatgttaagattatttgtacaagaactttacccataAAATataatagggtaaattacacttttcgtcc
Above is a window of Helianthus annuus cultivar XRQ/B chromosome 14, HanXRQr2.0-SUNRISE, whole genome shotgun sequence DNA encoding:
- the LOC110899340 gene encoding putative vesicle-associated membrane protein 726, translated to MPAQGSLIYSLVARGTVVLVEYTEFSGNFPTIAVQCLQKLPTTTNRFTYNCDGHTFNYLVEKGYTYCVVAVESAGRELPIAFLERIKDDFVKKYAAGKGKTAGAKSLSKEFGPKMKEQMRYCVSHPEEISKIAKVKAQVSEVKGVMMENIEKVLERGEKIELLVDKTDNLRNQAQDFKKQGTKMKRKMWVENMKVKLIVFSIVVALALVVILSICPGFKCF